The following nucleotide sequence is from Paenibacillus andongensis.
CTTTGACGAGATTACGCATAATGACCATCAATTCACTAATCTCTTGCGGCGTTAGTACAGCTGTCGGTTCATCAAAAATAAGAATATCGGCGCCGCGATACAGCGTTTTCAATATTTCCACACGCTGCTGCATGCCGACGGAGATATCTTCAATTCTCGCTTTGGGATCCACACGCAAACCGTATTGCTCCGATAACTTGCGTACTTTGTCTTGCGCTGTTTTGTAATCGATTTTTGATCCTTTTTTAGGCTCCATGCCCAAAATGATGTTTTCTGTCACGGTAAATGGCTGAACCAGCTTGAAATGCTGATGCACCATACCAATGCCAAGCTCGATAGCACGATTCGGACTATCAATAAATACTTCTTTGCCTTGTACTTTAATGTTACCTTCATCCGGCTGATAAAGTCCGAACACAATGTTCATTAGTGTTGATTTACCCGCGCCATTTTCGCCAAGCAAGGCATGAATTTCACCCTTCATCAGCTTTAAACTAATGGCATCATTCGCCACTATGCCTGGAAACCGCTTCGTAATGTTGCAAAGTTCAACAACAGGGACTACTTCACTCATCAGATCACCCTAAGGATCAATTTTTTTAATTACCTCTTAAACTAAAGAACAAGGCTAGTTATTATAACTAGCCTTGTTTGAACAGAAACAAATCTATCGTTCGTAACCGCAATGCCTTTTATACCTTAATTAAGGTTTTTCAGGAACTTTGATTTCGCCGCTGATGATTTTTGCTTTGTAATCGTCAACTTTTTTCAAGATTTCAGGTGTTACGTTTTTCTTGGAAGTTTCAGGAAGGCCTACGCCGTCATCTTTCAGACCAAGTGTAACCACTTTACCACCTTGGAATTTGTTGTCGATAATGTCTTTGGAAACACGAACAACGGCTGTGTCAACACGTTTCAACATGGAAGTCAGTGTGACTTCATCGCCGAATTCAAGGGATTGGTCTTTATCTACGCCGATAACCCAAACCTTTTTACCGTTTTTCGCGCGGTCTTTCGCTTCGTTAAATACACCGTTACCAGTGGAACCAGCTGCGTGGAAAATAACATCAGCGCCATCGTTGTAGATCGTAGCTGCTGCTGCTTTACCAAGATCAGGCTTATCAAAAGCGCCTGTATAGTTAATTTGAACTTTAGCATTTGGATTAACCGCTTTAACGCCAGCTACGAAACCAGCTTCAAAACGTTTGATAACCGGGATGTCGATACCGCCAACGAAACCGATTTTGTTGGATTTTGTTGTTAGACCTGCAACTACCCCAACAAGGTAAGAACCTTCTTGCTCAGAGAATGTTACGGATTCTACGTTTGGAGCTTCAACGACATTATCAATGATCGCTAATTTAGCATTAGGGTTTTGTGTGGCTACTGTTTTTAGTGCATCGCCCATCAAGAAGCCGATACCCCAAGTCAGGTTGTAGCCGTCTTTAACGAATTGGTTTAAGTTAGGCGTATAATCTGCATCGCCTTTACTCTCAAGGTTTTTCACTTTAACGCCTGTTTGTTTCTCAAGCGCCTTCAAACCTTCCCATGCACTTTGGTTAAAAGATTTATCGTTGACGCCACCAATATCGGTAACCATTCCGATTTTGAAGTCTTTACCGCTATTGTTGCTTGGCGCTGCTGAAGCTGCTGCAGTAGTAGCTGGAGTTGCTGAAGCCGCCGGTTTCGTTTCTTCTTTTTTGGCACAGCCGGAAAGAGCCAATGCAGAAACCGTTACAGCCATAAGAGCTGTTGAAAGCATTTTCTTCATCATTATTACCCCCATAGAATCATTTAATTTAAAACCGTGAAATCTTACATTGTAGGTTGACCAAAATAAGTTAAATTATGTAAGACTGGCTATAGATGAGTGTATCATGTTGAAACCCAAGAGAAAAGCGATACACCTGCAAAATAACATAATTCGTTATGTCATACAAGTTGACATGGTCTTTTTGTAAGCCCCTACAATATAGGTTTCAAGCCCCAATTATTTATTATACTACCACCGGTCAATAAAATCTAGATTACCCTTTGTTAATTTTATCGTTCATAAGTCTCATGAATTGTTCGGTTCCCAGCGGGCTGCTAAACAGCATTCCTTGCACTTCCGTGCACTGCAAAAGTCTCAAATGCTCAAGTTGTTCCTCTGTTTCAACACCCTTTGCAATTAAATTCAGACCTAGACGGTGAGCCATGCGAATAATGGCAGCAGCCAGCAGTTGATTCTCATTGTCGTCTACCAAATCCCGAATCAAATTACTATCTAATTTAACGCTATCAAGCGGCATCCCTTCGAGCCCGCTTCGTGTAAATAGGCCTGTACACAAGTCATCCATCACGATACGCACACCGAATTTCTTCAGCATAATCAATTTCTCGCTAGCCTCTTGTACATTAGATGATGTGATACTTTCCGTAAGGTCCAGTTCCACCAACATCGGATCAATACTTGTTTCTTTCAAAACAACAGCAATTTCTTCAATAAAATGCTCATCTTTAAACTGCGAAGCTGTTACTGTTAGGGTCATTCTCAGCGGTGTATAGCCCTCGTCCTGCCAGATTCTCATCTGTCTGCAAGCCGTTCGTACAGCCCATTTCCCGATAGGGATCATGAAGCCCATTTCCTCGGCTGCTTTCTTCCAATCCATGCTATGTGCTAGGAGGTTGTCTCCCTTGCTCCAATGAATGATCGCTTCCATTCCGATTAATTTACGGTTTGTTATTTCATATTGAGGCTGATATAGGATTTCAAATTGATTGTTATCTAAGGCCGATCGAAGCTCTTTCTCTATGTGAGCTTTGCTCTTCACCATGGCATCGATGTCAGAGGCATAGAATTGGAACTGGTTATGTCCCCGGTTTTTGGCCGCAAACATCGCTTCATCTGCAAACGCCATAAGCTGCTCAGGCAGCTGGCCATCTAACGGATACAGAGCTATCCCTATACTAGCCGTTATGGTTACTGGCATCCCATCCAGGATAAAAGGCTCTTCCAGAGCCATTTGAATTCGAGAAGCTACAACTCTTGCGTCATCAGGTTTTGCAAAAGATTCTAGTAAAATAGTAAACTCGTCGCCACCTTGGCGGTACACCGTATCCGATCCCCGCAGGCATCCCAGCAAACGTTCTGCTGCAAGGCGGATTAAACGATCACCATAGGCATGACCTAATGAATCGTTGACATCTTTGAACCTGTCCATGTCCAGAAACATAACAGCCGCCAGTTGCTCATTACGCTTCGCGTGCAGAAGTGCCCGCTCCAATCGGTCATTAAACAAACGGCGATTGGGTAATCCCGTCAATGTATCGTGATAGGCAAGAAAGGCTAGTTGTTTGCTCTTTTCTTCCTGCTCTTTGCTAGTAAGGAGCAATTGATGGATACTCTTCGCAAAAAATAAACAGATTAGTGCTTGAACAAGCATACTAATGAAAACGTAAGGTGAAAAGGAGAAAGAAGCAGCAGCAAGTAGATTCACGGTCAACAAAAAGAAGCCCAGTACGCCCATATAGACCAACGTTTGCGCTTTCATTTGCTGTATCCACTTAGAAAATATGCCTCTCATTCTTAAACCTCCGTATCTGATATTAAAAAAAGGCTATTCCGAATCGGAATAGCCGTAGGTGTACCTGTTTAGGTAAACTGCAACCTGTCGGCAGCCCAGCCATCATTGTTGCGAGGGCAACCTTAGATCTGAAGCTTTGCGTCCTTATCTTTCGATAAGTTTGCCTTTTACGATATTAAGAAGCAATAAATGGGACTAATTAACTATATCATATTCATTCCACATTTGGCTATTTTTCCTTAAATAAGCAAGTTAAAGAGCTTGGGATCCTTATTTATTTCAATATAGCCATAATCTTTCTGAGATAGGCGCTCAATAAGCCCCTCGTAGTCATCTTTATTTTTGAGCTCAATGCCGACCAGCGCCGGAGCATCGTCCCTATTATTTTTTTTCGTATACTCAAATCGAGTAATATCGTCTGTGGGTCCTAAGACTTCTTCCAGAAATTCGCGCAAGGCTCCAGCACGCTGCGGAAAATTAAGAATAAAGTAGTGCTTCAAGCCTTCATACACAAGCGATCTTTCTTTAATCTGCTGCATACGGTCAATGTCATTGTTGCCACCGCTGATGATACAGACCACATTCTTACCGCGAATCTGCTCCCGATAGGCATCAAGCGCTGCGACCGGGAGTGCGCCGGCGGGCTCAATGACAATCGCGTTATTGTTGTAAAGTTCCAGAATGGTTGTACATTCCTTGCCGGAAGGAACAATGACGATATCCTCCAGCTTTTCTTTGCAAATCTCAAAGGTAAGCTCGCCCACTTGCTTCACGGCTGCTCCATCTACGAACTTATCAATCGTGGATAAGGTCACGACCTTCCCCTGCTTCAGCGCTTCCGTCATGCTTGCCGCGCCCTCCGGCTCAACACCGATGATGCGCGTTCGTGGAGAAACACTATCCAGATAGGTCGCAACTCCCGCTGCAAGGCCGCCTCCGCCAATCGTTGCAAAGATGAAGTCAGGAGATTCGGGCATTTGATTCAAAATCTCGAGGCCAACCGTGCCTTGCCCGGCAATCGTACGGACATCATCGAAAGGGTGTATGAACACCTTATTCTCTTGAGCACAGTAGGCCTTGGCTTGGTTAGAGGAATCATCGAATGAATCACCTGTGAGAATAACTTCAACAAAAGATCCGCCGAATAGCTTAACTTGGGAAATCTTTTGTCTAGGCGTTGTAGTCGGCATGAAGATTTTGCCTTCAATACCGAGCTGTTTACAGGAGTAAGCCACGCCCTGCGCATGATTGCCAGCGCTCGCACACACGACACCCGCTTCGCGTTCCTCCGGTGTTAAGCTTTGGATCACATTATACGCTCCGCGAATTTTGAAAGAACGAACAATTTGCATATCTTCACGTTTAAGATAAACGTTGCATTCATACAAGTTAGAGAGCAGCTCATTGCGTTGCAGAGGCGATGGTTCGATCACCCTGCTGAGCACATGATTGGCCCTAATAATATCTTCCAAACCTACTTTACTGGAAACAACCATTTTCTCTTACTTCCTTTCTCCACATTAAGCTATTAAAGTTTTACAGATTATTGTAGCACAACTCTGTCCGCCTGTACGAAAATAATATTGGCAGCGCTCTTCCTGTGTTTCACTTCATGCCCAGCAGGGTATTACATAGCAATACAACTTCAAAGGAGTGATTCAAATGTCGACTCAGCCTCGCAATATCGATATCGAAGAACGCCATGTGGAGAAAAAATCGGATTCCAGTCTAGTTGCTTCTACTTTCATCAAATACGCTGCTTATATCGTCATCATTTTCGGCGTTCTGTATTTCCTAGTTCGTTATGTATTCCCAATGTTCTAGAGCTAGGATGTAAGAGCCCTAATCAGAGAGGGTACATTAACATCTATTTCCCGCTCAACCACAAGAAGCCTCAAACCCACTAATAAGTGGATTTAGAGGCTTCTTTTATGGTTATGAGAGGAGTTAACTAACTCGAGCTCTTACTTAGTAATAGTACCGAGGCTGCTCCTGAAGCTCAGAACGTTTTTGCAAGAAGCGGTAGAAGGCGCTAGCCGCCTGTGCTTTTGTCACTTCTTGCTGAGGTTCAAATTGTCCATCATTCAGAGACATAATATTCAGCCCCACCACAATCGCTGCGTCACCAACATGCTTAAGCTTAACAGCATCTGCGAAATTACCATTGAAAATACCATCGAACTTCGTTAGACTCTTGTAGCCTAGCGCCTTCACAATTAGCTGAGCCATTTCTTCTCGATTCATTGCAGCTTCCGGATTGAAATCAGCACCTACATCCAGCAAACCGCGATCAACCGCATTTTCGACATAGGCAAAATAAGGAGAAGATTTGCTCACATCGGCGAAAGACGCCTTCCGTTCTGCCCCGTAATAAATACCACCGTTACCGCCATTCATGGCAATAACAAGCATTTTAACCAACTCACCCCGTTGGATCGTTTGATCTGGATTTACTTTGCCATCCTTCACATCCAGCGCTTGATAATCGAGCATAAGCTGAAGCTCATTTTTAGCCCAGTGATGGTCAATGTCGCTTACTGTCACTTTATCCAAGGAAATCACTTCACCCGTTTCACTATTCCGCCATTGACCGTTTTGCGCATCCAAGAGGAAAGGTTCACGGTTGAATTTGGGAACGAGTGAATAGACAAGCTTGGCTTCGAGTTTCCCGTCTGTTTTCATATCCATGGATTGCGGAACATCCCCAGCCGCTACCATCACTCTGTATTTCTCCAGTGGAATGCCACCGATGAACCCGCTGCCTTGGGCCACATAATTTAACTTGATGTCGAACTGCGCGAGCCAGAGATCCTTGGCTTTATCAATCGCCATCACCTGCGGCTTTTGCAGTGGATATGGCATATTGCTGATGGAGAAGTGATAGCCGACAATTTGACCAGTCACACGATCGATGCTTACCGTTACTTCTTCGTTCCCGGCATTCACACCATCAATCACACGCTTAAAACTAATATCCCAATTACGCATATGCTTCAGCTGATCTTCCGAATAACTTTTAGCCGTTTGTGCACGAAGCGACAACTGATCGGTATAAGCAGGAAGCTGCTTTTTCACAAAATCAACACCTTTTGTTATCGCATCTTCCAGAGCAATTTTACCCTCAATATCTTTATCAGCGTCAGGTCCGTAAGGGATGTAACTGTTGAAATTCATAATCTCTCCGGTCTTGCTGTTCACGCTAGCCCATGCGCCTTTGCCAACGATTTTAACTTTGGAATCCTTCTCAGTCGCCTCATTCCAACTTAAATTCCAGTTCGAATTGGTTTCCCCTGTTTCAGGGTTGGTCGATTCATTATAGGATGCTTCTTGGATTTTGTAGTCAGAAGAAAGGTTGAAAGCCTCGTTCACCTTTTTAATAGCCTCTTCCTTCGTCAGGTCCAACGTAGCAGTAGGCTTAGCAGCCAATGGCTTGTCGGTTAACGGCTTATTCCCCTCCGTATCTTCCATCCCTTTGACTGGATTCCAGATCTCACCGGTTTCTGCATTTAGGGAAAAGCCACCCAGCATATAAGAAATAATCGGTAATTTCTTGCCTTTTGCACCATATGGAATCTGATAAAGCAAAGAAAGATTTGCCTTGTCGCGGAACATTTGAGCAGCTTTCTCCTTGGAAATCGGCGTTACATTCTGCTGAAACGTGACATTGTCATCCCAAT
It contains:
- a CDS encoding BMP family lipoprotein; its protein translation is MKKMLSTALMAVTVSALALSGCAKKEETKPAASATPATTAAASAAPSNNSGKDFKIGMVTDIGGVNDKSFNQSAWEGLKALEKQTGVKVKNLESKGDADYTPNLNQFVKDGYNLTWGIGFLMGDALKTVATQNPNAKLAIIDNVVEAPNVESVTFSEQEGSYLVGVVAGLTTKSNKIGFVGGIDIPVIKRFEAGFVAGVKAVNPNAKVQINYTGAFDKPDLGKAAAATIYNDGADVIFHAAGSTGNGVFNEAKDRAKNGKKVWVIGVDKDQSLEFGDEVTLTSMLKRVDTAVVRVSKDIIDNKFQGGKVVTLGLKDDGVGLPETSKKNVTPEILKKVDDYKAKIISGEIKVPEKP
- a CDS encoding putative bifunctional diguanylate cyclase/phosphodiesterase, with the translated sequence MRGIFSKWIQQMKAQTLVYMGVLGFFLLTVNLLAAASFSFSPYVFISMLVQALICLFFAKSIHQLLLTSKEQEEKSKQLAFLAYHDTLTGLPNRRLFNDRLERALLHAKRNEQLAAVMFLDMDRFKDVNDSLGHAYGDRLIRLAAERLLGCLRGSDTVYRQGGDEFTILLESFAKPDDARVVASRIQMALEEPFILDGMPVTITASIGIALYPLDGQLPEQLMAFADEAMFAAKNRGHNQFQFYASDIDAMVKSKAHIEKELRSALDNNQFEILYQPQYEITNRKLIGMEAIIHWSKGDNLLAHSMDWKKAAEEMGFMIPIGKWAVRTACRQMRIWQDEGYTPLRMTLTVTASQFKDEHFIEEIAVVLKETSIDPMLVELDLTESITSSNVQEASEKLIMLKKFGVRIVMDDLCTGLFTRSGLEGMPLDSVKLDSNLIRDLVDDNENQLLAAAIIRMAHRLGLNLIAKGVETEEQLEHLRLLQCTEVQGMLFSSPLGTEQFMRLMNDKINKG
- the ilvA gene encoding threonine ammonia-lyase IlvA gives rise to the protein MVVSSKVGLEDIIRANHVLSRVIEPSPLQRNELLSNLYECNVYLKREDMQIVRSFKIRGAYNVIQSLTPEEREAGVVCASAGNHAQGVAYSCKQLGIEGKIFMPTTTPRQKISQVKLFGGSFVEVILTGDSFDDSSNQAKAYCAQENKVFIHPFDDVRTIAGQGTVGLEILNQMPESPDFIFATIGGGGLAAGVATYLDSVSPRTRIIGVEPEGAASMTEALKQGKVVTLSTIDKFVDGAAVKQVGELTFEICKEKLEDIVIVPSGKECTTILELYNNNAIVIEPAGALPVAALDAYREQIRGKNVVCIISGGNNDIDRMQQIKERSLVYEGLKHYFILNFPQRAGALREFLEEVLGPTDDITRFEYTKKNNRDDAPALVGIELKNKDDYEGLIERLSQKDYGYIEINKDPKLFNLLI
- a CDS encoding S-layer homology domain-containing protein; its protein translation is MKLIKQAGTLVLASTLLLTAAPGVWAAEAAVGSTSIAPPISPGKEDKQLDAKITKEQAIERVKTYITLPEGYTFQSISLNAYYSMNGRNFPTWNINYTKTVKDRNYGSLNVSINGLDGTLTSFYMNDNDPDHKPSYPPKVDFKAAKEVASAFIGKVNPDKQKELVYNDTEENAFRTPLNGNYQYNIRFDRSVGGVPFAPNGISVVVNGEGQVTNYNYNWDDNVTFQQNVTPISKEKAAQMFRDKANLSLLYQIPYGAKGKKLPIISYMLGGFSLNAETGEIWNPVKGMEDTEGNKPLTDKPLAAKPTATLDLTKEEAIKKVNEAFNLSSDYKIQEASYNESTNPETGETNSNWNLSWNEATEKDSKVKIVGKGAWASVNSKTGEIMNFNSYIPYGPDADKDIEGKIALEDAITKGVDFVKKQLPAYTDQLSLRAQTAKSYSEDQLKHMRNWDISFKRVIDGVNAGNEEVTVSIDRVTGQIVGYHFSISNMPYPLQKPQVMAIDKAKDLWLAQFDIKLNYVAQGSGFIGGIPLEKYRVMVAAGDVPQSMDMKTDGKLEAKLVYSLVPKFNREPFLLDAQNGQWRNSETGEVISLDKVTVSDIDHHWAKNELQLMLDYQALDVKDGKVNPDQTIQRGELVKMLVIAMNGGNGGIYYGAERKASFADVSKSSPYFAYVENAVDRGLLDVGADFNPEAAMNREEMAQLIVKALGYKSLTKFDGIFNGNFADAVKLKHVGDAAIVVGLNIMSLNDGQFEPQQEVTKAQAASAFYRFLQKRSELQEQPRYYY